The following are encoded in a window of Ruminiclostridium herbifermentans genomic DNA:
- a CDS encoding SDR family NAD(P)-dependent oxidoreductase: MNSKNLFDLKGKVAVVTGASSGLGVQMAKALAGQGADIAILARRKEKLDKVADELRELGVKCLSIQCDVTDIASIKSAVAAVKAEYGKADILINNAGSGGVGPAEETTDDDWSYTISVDLDGVFKIAREFGKLMIENKYGRIINISSMYGMVGNMALPAAAYHAAKGGVVNLTRALAAEWAKHNITVNCLCPGYFATELTVDTLNTEYFTNYMKASVPVGRYGNEGELDTATLFLASENSAYVTGVILPVDGGYTCV; this comes from the coding sequence ATGAATTCAAAGAATTTATTTGATTTAAAGGGTAAAGTAGCTGTAGTAACTGGAGCTTCATCAGGACTAGGTGTACAGATGGCCAAAGCATTAGCGGGTCAAGGTGCTGATATTGCAATACTAGCCAGACGTAAAGAAAAATTGGATAAGGTAGCAGATGAATTAAGAGAATTAGGTGTTAAATGTTTATCAATACAATGTGATGTCACAGATATTGCATCAATTAAATCTGCAGTTGCAGCTGTAAAAGCTGAATATGGTAAAGCTGATATATTGATTAACAATGCAGGCTCAGGTGGTGTTGGCCCAGCTGAAGAAACTACAGATGATGATTGGAGTTATACAATTTCAGTTGATTTGGATGGTGTATTCAAGATAGCTCGTGAGTTTGGCAAACTTATGATTGAAAATAAATATGGACGTATTATAAATATATCATCAATGTATGGTATGGTTGGAAATATGGCATTACCTGCTGCAGCATATCATGCTGCTAAGGGAGGCGTAGTGAATTTAACCAGAGCATTAGCAGCGGAATGGGCTAAGCATAATATAACTGTAAATTGTTTATGCCCGGGATATTTTGCTACTGAGTTAACTGTTGATACTTTAAATACAGAGTACTTCACAAACTATATGAAGGCCAGTGTTCCTGTTGGAAGATATGGGAATGAGGGAGAGTTAGATACTGCTACTTTATTTTTAGCATCAGAAAACTCTGCCTATGTAACAGGTGTAATTCTTCCTGTTGATGGTGGATATACATGTGTTTAA
- a CDS encoding CPC_1213 family protein, translated as MGKNKKNRNTKSKLQDGAFPSKNIKHNPQAESARAVFGKETEKTD; from the coding sequence ATGGGAAAAAACAAGAAAAATAGAAATACAAAAAGCAAACTACAAGATGGTGCTTTCCCATCAAAGAATATAAAACATAACCCACAAGCTGAAAGTGCTAGAGCGGTGTTTGGAAAAGAGACAGAAAAAACAGATTAA
- a CDS encoding methylated-DNA--[protein]-cysteine S-methyltransferase, whose amino-acid sequence MKSIFYYMTDIGQIGIAEEAGSITNIFFEADISLNQGKALLKHKYEKREQYNYINNYSIKETDLLREANRQLYEYFQGKRQVFNLPLAPEGTPFMKNVWKCLCDIPYGETRSYKEIAIAAGNEKASRAVGNANNRNPIPIFIPCHRVIGSDGRLIGYRNGLPTKKLLLEIEKKYVNN is encoded by the coding sequence ATGAAAAGTATTTTTTACTATATGACTGATATAGGACAAATTGGCATAGCAGAAGAGGCTGGCAGTATAACAAATATTTTTTTTGAAGCTGATATATCTTTGAATCAGGGGAAAGCTTTACTTAAGCATAAATATGAAAAGCGAGAACAGTATAATTATATAAATAACTATAGCATAAAGGAAACAGACCTGCTAAGGGAGGCAAACCGCCAGCTATATGAATATTTCCAGGGTAAGCGCCAAGTATTTAATCTTCCTTTAGCGCCAGAGGGAACTCCTTTTATGAAAAATGTATGGAAATGCCTATGTGATATACCTTACGGTGAAACAAGAAGCTATAAGGAAATAGCAATAGCTGCTGGCAATGAAAAAGCAAGTCGAGCAGTAGGTAATGCAAATAATAGAAATCCAATTCCTATATTTATTCCATGCCATAGAGTTATTGGTTCAGATGGGAGGCTAATTGGATATCGTAATGGACTGCCAACAAAAAAGCTATTATTGGAGATAGAGAAAAAGTATGTAAATAATTAA
- a CDS encoding response regulator — protein sequence MLKVLIVDDEIIIRNGLHRIIEWEKLGIGKILTASCGKEALEIARVEKPDIMLTDICMPEMDGLEMTRLMLEMLPKLKVIVLTGYDDFKYAQKSCSLGVKDFILKPVDENKLTKSISQQIENIKSEMQSTLNDNIINRKKMIDSQREIEKSLLELTEKAANHIETVNIKEKLAFDDDCDYQVALIRPEISYDSVWRQHKNLLMISIKNFIIDMVDSKNLGWTFQNRSGDIVIIFYVCPQYEDTSEQISKLQEIINVEFDVSLRVGIGSVVSNMSEITFSYNQANENCKQYNLENDKNTAASVHEAYVIIDNKLLYYKEKILENVNDADSVKKYLKKYINEVRTSENNKNSAEQKFYDLAAAFYWEYLKTTGNPADGRLETFISTLQSNNIENCSAFTEMFIMKLMYSNKKQMHEIVEAATEYINQHFSEDLTVFTLAEQFHVARNYFSRLFKKEMGEGCNEYITRKRIEKAKQLLTDSRLKTYEIAEQIGYHDTNYFSLAFKKNTGLSPKEFRDKVNNQE from the coding sequence TTGTTAAAGGTTTTAATTGTTGATGATGAAATCATAATTCGAAATGGACTACATAGAATAATTGAATGGGAAAAATTAGGAATAGGAAAAATCCTAACGGCTTCCTGCGGTAAGGAGGCATTGGAGATTGCCCGCGTTGAAAAACCTGATATAATGCTTACTGATATTTGTATGCCAGAAATGGACGGTTTGGAAATGACAAGACTTATGCTTGAAATGCTCCCAAAGCTAAAGGTTATTGTCTTAACGGGATATGATGACTTTAAGTATGCCCAAAAAAGTTGTTCTCTTGGTGTTAAAGATTTTATACTAAAGCCTGTTGATGAAAACAAGTTAACAAAATCTATCAGTCAGCAGATAGAAAATATAAAAAGTGAGATGCAGTCTACGTTAAATGATAATATTATTAACAGAAAGAAAATGATTGATAGCCAGCGGGAAATTGAAAAGTCTCTTTTAGAACTTACAGAAAAAGCTGCAAATCATATAGAGACAGTAAATATAAAAGAGAAGCTGGCATTTGATGATGATTGTGATTATCAGGTGGCATTAATTAGACCTGAAATATCTTATGACAGTGTGTGGCGTCAGCACAAAAATTTGCTTATGATATCCATTAAGAACTTTATAATTGATATGGTGGATAGTAAAAACTTAGGATGGACATTTCAAAATCGAAGTGGAGATATTGTCATAATTTTTTATGTATGTCCGCAATATGAAGACACTAGTGAGCAAATTTCAAAGCTTCAGGAGATAATTAATGTTGAGTTTGATGTTTCTCTAAGAGTTGGAATAGGCTCTGTAGTTTCTAATATGTCAGAGATTACATTTTCTTATAATCAGGCAAATGAAAATTGTAAGCAATATAATTTAGAAAATGACAAGAACACTGCAGCTAGTGTACATGAAGCATATGTAATTATTGATAATAAGTTATTGTATTATAAAGAAAAAATTCTTGAGAATGTAAATGATGCAGATAGCGTAAAGAAATATTTAAAAAAATATATTAACGAAGTTAGAACATCAGAAAATAATAAAAACAGTGCTGAACAAAAATTTTATGATTTGGCAGCAGCTTTTTATTGGGAATACCTAAAAACTACTGGGAATCCCGCAGATGGCAGGCTGGAAACATTTATTTCTACATTGCAAAGTAACAATATAGAAAATTGCAGTGCATTTACTGAAATGTTTATAATGAAGCTAATGTATTCTAATAAAAAGCAGATGCATGAAATAGTTGAAGCGGCTACAGAATACATAAATCAACATTTTAGTGAGGACTTAACTGTATTTACCTTAGCAGAACAGTTTCACGTAGCACGAAACTATTTTTCAAGACTTTTTAAGAAGGAAATGGGAGAGGGCTGTAATGAATATATTACTCGTAAACGTATTGAAAAGGCAAAGCAGCTATTAACAGATTCAAGACTTAAAACATATGAAATAGCTGAACAAATAGGATATCACGATACAAATTATTTCTCATTGGCATTTAAAAAAAATACAGGTCTGTCACCAAAAGAATTCAGAGATAAGGTAAATAATCAGGAGTAG
- a CDS encoding sensor histidine kinase — MKNRLLQSARINIKKMPFRFKLTYYLVITICITVLIVFACSYIVTSRSIKQQAKDMTMLQLEQNTLNLQNFLNQIERTPDSFVTDKSLQEYLSMRAENTMEFTNIVDDVYQTMSNVFESKDNLFYIYLYKAMDDKILYLGPTKAGRNADYSNVRRYLSNENITGSPIKVSFRKDPINNSKYTFAIYQPIFDKYKIKKPIGMLCLSVTEETLTRFYSHGNTNLPLETFIINSNGTIVSHNDKSKISTDANLKKILNKQDGSIEIDGKLVMYKYFEDWDWYVVGTLPLSYILRDNNVLLVIILFIVLLTVIVAIFISFIFSKRLLRPFDELIYRMSMVSNGDFTTRIELSPYGYDFSQVSDGFNIMVEQIKVLMEKIYDEQRQLKEIEFKALQAQINPHFLYNTLESIHWQALLGGNYDISTMVKALAGFYRISLSGGEDIIPLKNEAEHVENYMTIQEIRYKDKMESYIDIPEEFNDVKIPKMTLQPLVENAIYHGLKEKPVKGFIKITAIKDEEDLIVKVIDNGVGMSESQISNLNKTLEDNESSTGGYGVRNVHRRIKLFFGEPYGIFYESNEYGGVTANVRLHMKT; from the coding sequence ATGAAAAACAGGTTACTGCAATCAGCAAGGATTAATATAAAGAAAATGCCATTTAGATTTAAACTTACATACTATCTTGTTATAACAATTTGTATAACTGTTTTAATAGTATTTGCATGTTCATATATCGTAACCAGTCGTTCTATAAAGCAGCAAGCAAAAGATATGACCATGCTGCAGCTTGAACAGAACACATTAAATCTTCAAAATTTTTTAAATCAGATTGAAAGAACACCTGATAGTTTTGTAACTGATAAAAGCCTGCAGGAGTATCTTTCAATGCGTGCTGAAAACACAATGGAGTTTACTAACATTGTTGATGATGTTTATCAGACAATGTCAAATGTATTTGAATCAAAAGATAACCTTTTCTACATATATCTTTATAAAGCTATGGATGACAAAATACTATATTTAGGGCCAACAAAGGCAGGAAGAAATGCTGATTATTCAAATGTGAGGAGATATCTTTCCAATGAAAATATTACTGGAAGCCCAATTAAGGTCAGTTTCCGAAAGGATCCTATTAATAACAGCAAATACACTTTTGCAATTTACCAGCCAATATTTGATAAGTATAAAATAAAAAAGCCAATAGGTATGCTTTGTTTATCTGTTACAGAGGAAACGCTTACAAGGTTTTATTCTCATGGAAATACTAATCTTCCTCTTGAAACCTTTATTATTAATAGTAATGGAACAATTGTTTCTCATAATGATAAAAGTAAAATATCAACTGACGCAAATCTAAAAAAAATATTAAATAAGCAAGACGGCTCAATTGAGATAGATGGAAAGCTTGTTATGTATAAATACTTTGAAGATTGGGATTGGTATGTAGTAGGAACACTTCCACTAAGCTATATACTCAGAGATAACAATGTTCTTCTAGTTATTATACTATTTATTGTACTTTTAACTGTTATAGTTGCAATATTTATATCATTTATTTTTAGTAAAAGACTTTTAAGGCCCTTTGATGAATTGATTTATAGAATGTCTATGGTTTCAAATGGAGACTTTACTACACGTATTGAGTTATCGCCCTATGGATATGATTTTAGTCAGGTTTCAGATGGGTTCAATATAATGGTGGAGCAGATTAAGGTATTAATGGAAAAGATTTATGATGAACAGAGGCAACTAAAGGAAATAGAATTTAAAGCACTTCAAGCTCAAATAAATCCTCATTTTTTATATAATACGTTGGAATCAATACACTGGCAAGCACTTCTTGGAGGGAATTATGATATTTCCACAATGGTAAAAGCTCTAGCTGGTTTTTATCGGATAAGCTTAAGTGGTGGCGAAGACATTATCCCATTAAAAAATGAAGCAGAGCATGTTGAAAATTATATGACTATACAGGAGATTCGATATAAGGACAAAATGGAAAGCTATATTGATATTCCAGAAGAATTTAATGATGTAAAAATACCTAAAATGACTCTGCAGCCTTTAGTTGAAAACGCAATTTATCATGGCTTGAAGGAAAAGCCAGTAAAGGGTTTTATTAAGATAACTGCTATAAAGGATGAGGAAGATTTAATTGTAAAAGTTATCGATAACGGTGTAGGCATGTCTGAAAGTCAAATTAGTAATTTAAATAAAACTCTTGAGGATAATGAATCAAGTACTGGGGGATATGGTGTGAGAAATGTTCATCGCAGAATTAAACTGTTTTTTGGTGAACCATATGGAATTTTTTATGAAAGCAATGAATATGGAGGCGTTACAGCAAATGTAAGGCTCCATATGAAAACATAA
- a CDS encoding extracellular solute-binding protein: MRKALKSLFAFLLLITCTGCFYNGHNMDVQKRQKKQLTLYTIQGDSAVNLVIDDSIMRFEQNNTDYQVIQEKIPNDLYKNKLSVCVATNQMPDVFPTWSGGTLNEYISIGEIVNLEKYMLQDNYSSRFNEKALKMVTDENGIWAVPVENMSIALIFYNKDIFNALNITPPDTYEQLLEVITKLKRNGYIPFALANRTAWTGSMFYMYFVDRLGGPSIFDNAANRKDGGSFSDKAFVKAGEMVQQLVNMGAFPEGFNWMDEDAGDARDLMYNNSAAMMLAGSWFLSTLKYEKPEFLDKVGVFPFPAIEGGKGDARNTIGTLGDNYYAIANSCAHKDEAFQLIKYLIDDIAVEKRIAAGKIPPVNDLKITDPLTNKILEYINQSPNVQFWYDQYLPLKLSDAHLSLTRQIFGGEDPKAAAEAMEEVAKQYYSN; this comes from the coding sequence ATGAGAAAAGCACTAAAATCCCTTTTTGCTTTTTTGCTATTGATAACTTGTACCGGTTGTTTTTATAATGGGCATAATATGGATGTGCAGAAACGTCAAAAAAAACAATTAACTTTGTATACCATTCAGGGAGATTCAGCCGTTAATCTTGTGATAGACGATTCTATAATGCGGTTTGAACAAAACAATACTGATTATCAAGTAATTCAAGAGAAAATACCAAATGATCTTTATAAGAATAAGTTATCAGTATGTGTAGCTACTAACCAAATGCCAGATGTTTTTCCTACATGGTCAGGAGGTACACTAAATGAGTATATTAGTATTGGTGAAATTGTTAATCTAGAGAAATATATGCTGCAAGACAATTATAGTTCAAGATTCAATGAAAAAGCTTTAAAAATGGTTACAGATGAAAATGGTATATGGGCAGTTCCTGTTGAAAATATGTCAATTGCACTTATTTTTTATAATAAAGACATATTTAACGCTTTGAATATTACTCCTCCAGATACATATGAACAACTACTAGAAGTTATTACCAAGTTAAAGAGAAATGGGTATATTCCATTTGCATTAGCTAATAGAACGGCGTGGACAGGCTCAATGTTCTATATGTACTTTGTGGACAGATTGGGTGGACCATCTATATTTGATAATGCAGCAAATAGAAAAGACGGAGGCTCATTTAGCGACAAAGCTTTTGTTAAAGCTGGTGAAATGGTACAGCAATTAGTTAATATGGGAGCATTTCCAGAAGGATTTAATTGGATGGATGAGGATGCAGGTGATGCACGTGACCTAATGTATAATAACTCTGCTGCTATGATGTTAGCAGGAAGTTGGTTTTTAAGCACATTAAAATACGAAAAACCTGAGTTTTTGGATAAAGTAGGGGTATTTCCGTTCCCAGCTATTGAAGGGGGGAAGGGTGATGCAAGAAATACAATTGGTACATTAGGAGACAACTATTATGCAATAGCAAATTCCTGTGCCCATAAAGACGAGGCTTTTCAGCTTATAAAATATTTAATTGATGATATAGCTGTAGAGAAGAGAATTGCTGCAGGTAAGATACCTCCTGTTAATGATCTTAAAATAACAGATCCGCTAACAAATAAAATATTAGAGTATATAAACCAATCTCCAAATGTTCAATTTTGGTATGATCAATATCTTCCTTTAAAACTGTCAGATGCACATTTGTCATTAACTAGGCAGATATTTGGCGGTGAGGACCCCAAAGCTGCTGCTGAGGCCATGGAAGAGGTTGCAAAACAATATTACTCAAACTAA